In Nostoc sphaeroides, the genomic window GAAATTGGCATTCAAAATGCAAAAGTTAATCAAGACAGATTGATTTCAGAGCGCTTTATGGGGGCAATTGCCCAGCTTGGTCATGAAAAAGTTGAAACCCGCACAGGTGCAATTTATGCATTAGAAAGAGTTGCTCAGGATTTTTCTAAAGAACACTGGACAATTATGGAAATTCTCACTGCCTTTGTGCGAGAGAATGCCCCCCTCCAGCAGGTGAGGGTAGAGCAACAAAACCCGGAATATCAAGGAGAAGCTTACTCAGGTAGGCGTCGAGGTGGGTCGCGTCCGACACAGCAGTTGGAGCAAAATCTCCATGAAGAATTTCCCAAAATCCGCACTGATATTCAAGCAGCTTTAACTGTCATCGGCAGACGTAATTTACTCGAAGACCCAAAAGATCAAAAACTTGATTTACGTAATATCGACATTAGAAGGGCAGACCTGCTAGGAGTTAATCTGCAACAAGCAGACTTACGTGGTTCTGACCTGAGTGGGGCTGACCTGCGGGGAGCGGACTTGAGCGAGGCTGACTTAAACGGCGCTAAACTCATTAGGTCTATTCTCTATGAAACCAAATTACTAAAAGCTAGCCTTTGTGGAGCAAACCTTTGTTGGGCTAATCTCAACCGTGCTAATCTTTGTGGGGTAAACATGCGTTCAGCCAACCTCTCTGGAGCAAGTCTGCGTGTAGCTAATCTACAAGGAGCAAACCTCTATAAAGCTAACTTACAACAAGCGACCTTAAAAATGGCCGACCTCTCAGGGGCAAAGCTATTTTTAGCTAACTTGCAAGGAGCAAAATTGGGTAAAGCCAATCTGTGTATGACGGGTTTGATTGGTGCCAACCTCTCAGGGGCTAACTTAAATGGTGCTAACCTTTCTGGGGCTAACTTGAATGCAGCCAAACTCCACCAAACAGAAGTCTATTTTGCCAACCTCTCAGAAGCCAGTTTAACGGAAGCTGACCTGTATCAAGCAAACCTCATCGGAGCTAACCTGTATAGGGCGACATTTTATCAAGCTAACTTGACTCAGGCAAACCTGATGGGAGCTAACTTTTCCGAAGCTGACCTTAGTGATGTCAAACTGGAGGGGACAATTTTAACAGGGGCGAAAAACTTAGAGTTGCACCAGATTGTAAAAGCACTTGGCGATCGCACCACTCGTCTACCTGATTATATAGAAGCACCGACAGATTGGCGACAATCAAGTTGAGCGATCGCAGCATCATTAGTTATTTGGGCGCATTCTACCAGTTTCACTTAGTGCTATAGTTTTTACCAAAAGTCTCCGATTAGCGATCGCACAACAATCTTACCGGAAAATCTTCAACCACCCAAACATTGGAAAGCTTAAGTTTCACCCTCAGAACCTCAAGGTTGAGGCTTACCCTCAGACTGTGGATGGTTGCCAAGAAATCTCCAATAAACCTGTCAACAGCTTTACTATTTCCTTATTCTTAATACTTTCGTTTCTATAACGATCCTGTAAATTTTGCAGAATTTTTATTTCTTGTTGAGGGGTAAGCAGATTAGCTAATTTTATGCAAGACAACTGAAAAACTCTACGCAATTGCGCTTGTTCTTGTGAAGAAAGATTCATTGCACAGAAAGCATCTCTAAAATTTCCACCTTCTTCTAAGGTAGCTTCAAACTGACTTTGCTGTGTAGGAGTAAAAATTTTATTAATTTGAAAGCGAATCTCATGGTGAAGCTCAACTAAGTGTTCTTCTTGTTCTGGAAATATTTCTGTCCCTACTAGTAAAGGAAATAGATCCGCTAAAGGTTTATAAGTATGAGTTTGGATATTAACTGGAGTAGTTGCAAAAGAAATAACCACTGATTTGATGACGAGTGAGCTAAATTTAGTTTTCATAAAATATCCTCTTAGTATTTATTCTTGGCAAAACAGCCCTGTATAAGCTTTTACAAGCATTCAGTTGAAGCACTCTCCGATTGGGCCACGGCTTACGCAACCCAATGTCCATGCTGACAAGACACGATAGTTAGTTAAAGGCGTTATAAGTAGAACGGCGTAAATAATTTGCATGTTTGTAGTGTTCGCTACGCGAACACTACAAACTAATTCCAAAAATTTTTACATTAGTTAAGGGACTTCCAAGTAAAAAAATATTCCATTGCTATTGTTCACTGTTGACCGTTCACGAGTTTTCAGTTAACAGTTAACAGTCAACAGTCAACAGTCAACGACTTTAATGTGGAATAATTTATTTTTTGGAGTTCCCTAATATAGTTTGAATTATTCTCACCGACTTACTTAGTTTGTGCTTATATTTAGATAAATATTCAGAAAGCTATTTCTTTAAAGAAAAATAAATGTTTTTTACAACCATCACGGGCCATCGGCTGTAAAAAACTTTCATGCAACTTGTGGAAAAGAAACAGGCTAAGGTAGATAAAATATCTATCTAAAGATAGTTTCATTGAAAAATCTCTCTAATACAACTATCTTTAGGTACTTGACAAAAAAGAAAATATTACTTCTTTTTTTTGCAATGCTGCGACTTTTTCAGCTTTGTGCTGGAACAGTTTGGAGCGATCGTCACCGCAGTAGCATCAAAAGATGAAGCATTACAAGTGCTAATACAGTCAAAGCCAGATATCTTACTTATAGCGATATTGGGATGCCAGAAATGAACGGCTATATGCTGATGCAACAGGTGCGTGCCCTAGAAGCAGAAATAGGGGAAAAACAGATTCCAGCGATCGCTCTGACTGCTTATGCAGGCGAAATCAATCAGCAGCAAGCGCTAAAAGCAGGCTTTCAACAGTACATCGTTAAACCTGTAGCACCAGACGAATTGCTCATGGCGATTTCTAATCTAATCTACTTAGGTGTTGGTGATCAACCTGAGTAATTAAATGAACCTCGTTCATGTTACAAATTTTAACCTATGCTTCACAAATAATACAAGCATTTCAATTGCCTGGAATACCTTCGTTTTAGGCATAGCCATGTTGTGTCTCTGCCACTAAACACGGCACTTCCGGGGATGTTTGAAAAATAATTTATCAAAGATTTTATAGATGATTTCTATGGAATAGATTTAAGAACTTGTCAAGTAGTTACGTGTTTGTACTCTATCATAACCTTGCATATCCTCTTAAAATCAACCTAAATTTACTTCCGTAAGGAGTCAGATATGAAGACTTATGACATGTCTCTCATGAAGACAAATGGACTCACGACTTTCTTGGTATTTCTCTCAATTATATTTATTTTCACATTAACTCTAATTTTTTCATTCTTTGAAACCATTGCAGGATTTACAAATCAAGAAAAAATAGAATATATTAATCAAGCA contains:
- a CDS encoding pentapeptide repeat-containing protein, which gives rise to MSSKKTDTLLNWLITITVIFGFSLTVIFFALSSIKELSIQEKIQYRNQALTTTAIVFLASAVMFNTYYAAKRAQAMQKNAIAAEKNLEIGIQNAKVNQDRLISERFMGAIAQLGHEKVETRTGAIYALERVAQDFSKEHWTIMEILTAFVRENAPLQQVRVEQQNPEYQGEAYSGRRRGGSRPTQQLEQNLHEEFPKIRTDIQAALTVIGRRNLLEDPKDQKLDLRNIDIRRADLLGVNLQQADLRGSDLSGADLRGADLSEADLNGAKLIRSILYETKLLKASLCGANLCWANLNRANLCGVNMRSANLSGASLRVANLQGANLYKANLQQATLKMADLSGAKLFLANLQGAKLGKANLCMTGLIGANLSGANLNGANLSGANLNAAKLHQTEVYFANLSEASLTEADLYQANLIGANLYRATFYQANLTQANLMGANFSEADLSDVKLEGTILTGAKNLELHQIVKALGDRTTRLPDYIEAPTDWRQSS